In Kazachstania africana CBS 2517 chromosome 4, complete genome, the following are encoded in one genomic region:
- the MATALPHA2 gene encoding homeodomain mating type protein alpha2 (similar to Saccharomyces cerevisiae MATALPHA2 (YCR039C); ancestral locus Anc_1.121) has protein sequence MNKIQIQDLLNSPRDVDTKQELRDINDKLFALCSKLPSSEALLEAEFHLELRDIMLNLSKLQDTSRMGSEEKHLAYTAHQLTCTMITLIKGMKNFHGTGGHSYSSSKSESDDKTVFNVVTQDMMNLNRTGISYRGHRFSKENVKVLERWYTAHIDRPYLNRQSTEYLISKTGLSRVQIKNWVSNRRRKEKSVHVSPELIQLLQKKS, from the coding sequence ATGAACAAGATTCAGATTCAAGACTTGCTAAACTCACCAAGGGATGTGGATACTAAACAGGAGCTAAGAGATATCAACGATAAGCTCTTCGCATTATGCTCTAAATTACCTTCATCCGAGGCCCTATTGGAGGCAGAGTTCCATTTAGAACTCAGAGATATAATGctaaatctttcaaaactaCAAGATACCTCCCGTATGGGCAGCGAGGAGAAGCATTTGGCGTATACGGCACATCAGCTCACGTGCACAATGATAACCCTAATAAAAggtatgaaaaattttcacgGTACAGGAGGTCACTCgtattcttcttcgaaGAGTGAAAGTGATGATAAAACGGTTTTCAACGTCGTTACACAGGatatgatgaatttgaacaGGACCGGTATTTCGTATAGAGGCCACAGATTTTCTAAGGAAAATGTTAAAGTATTAGAGCGATGGTACACCGCGCATATAGATAGACCATACTTGAACAGACAAAGCACTGAATACTTGATCTCCAAGACAGGTCTCTCAAGAGTACAAATCAAGAATTGGGTTTCTAACaggagaagaaaagagaaaagtgTACATGTCTCTCCAGAACTTATCCAActccttcaaaaaaaatcttaa
- the KAFR0D00750 gene encoding sugar porter family MFS transporter: MDNQSSHESTSEPHSVVSDPLAKTDSKDVNSFAEDNANAVIEIPKKPASAYVGVSIICLMVAFGGFVFGWDTGTIGGYLSQTDFMRRFGMQHPDGSYYFSKVRTGLIVSIFCIGCAIGGIVFSKLGDQYGRRIALVIVTIVYMVGILISIASIDKWYQYFIGRIIAGLGVGGIAVYSPLLISEVSPKHLRGTLVSCYQLMITLGIFIGYCTNYGTKESYSNSTQWRVPLGLGFAWALFMIGAMFLVPESPRYLLEVNKVEEAKRSIAVSNKVSIDDPSVIAEVELLSAGIEAERAAGNASWGELFSPKGKILQRLIMGISIQTLQQLTGANYFFYYGTSIFKSIGLEDSFETSIIIGVVNFASTFVGIYFVERFGRRRCLLWGAVGMICCMVVFASVGVTRLYPNGDDQPSSKGAGNCMIVFTCFFIFCFATTWAPIAYVIVSETFPLRVKAKGMALSTAANWFWNFLIGFFTPFITGAINFYYGYVFMGCLCFAWFYVFFFVPETKGLTLEEVDVMWQEGVLPWKSADWIPPARRGADFDEAAFTQDDKPFYKRML; the protein is encoded by the coding sequence ATGGATAACCAAAGTTCTCACGAATCTACTTCTGAGCCACATTCAGTCGTCTCAGACCCGCTAGCCAAAACTGACAGCAAAGATGTCAACTCTTTTGCTGAAGATAATGCTAATGCTGTTATTGAAATCCCAAAGAAACCAGCTTCCGCTTATGTTGGTGTCTCTATTATTTGTTTAATGGTTGCCTTCGGTGGTTTCGTTTTCGGTTGGGATACTGGTACCATTGGTGGTTATCTTTCTCAAACTGATTTCATGAGAAGATTTGGTATGCAACATCCAGACGGTAGTTATTATTTCTCAAAAGTTAGAACTGGTTTAATTGTCTCTATTTTCTGTATCGGTTGTGCTATTGGTGGTATCGTTTTCTCTAAGCTAGGTGACCAATATGGCCGCAGAATTGCTCTAGTCATTGTCACTATCGTCTATATGGTCGGTATTCTTATTTCCATCGCCTCCATTGACAAGTGGTACCAATACTTCATCGGTAGAATTATTGCCGGTTTGGGTGTCGGTGGTATTGCTGTCTACTCTCCATTATTAATTTCTGAAGTTTCTCCAAAGCATTTAAGAGGTACTTTAGTCTCATGTTATCAATTAATGATTACTTTAGGTATCTTCATTGGTTACTGTACTAACTATGGTACCAAAGAATCTTACTCTAACTCTACTCAATGGAGAGTTCCGTTAGGTTTAGGTTTCGCATGGGCCTTATTCATGATCGGTGCTATGTTCTTAGTCCCAGAATCTCCACGTTACTTATTAGAAGTTAACAAGGTTGAAGAAGCCAAGCGTTCAATTGCTGTTTCTAATAAGGTTTCCATCGATGATCCATCTGTTATTGCTGAAGTTGAATTATTAAGTGCCGGTATTGAAGCTGAAAGAGCTGCTGGTAACGCATCTTGGGGTGAATTATTCTCTCCAAAGggtaaaattttacaaCGTTTAATTATGGGTATTAGTATTCAAACTTTACAACAATTGACTGGTGccaattatttcttctacTATGGTACTTCCATTTTCAAGTCCATTGGTCTAGAAGattcttttgaaacctCCATCATTATTGGTGTTGTTAACTTTGCTTCTACTTTCGTTGGTATCTACTTTGTCGAAAGATTTGGTCGTCGTAGATGTCTATTATGGGGTGCTGTTGGTATGATCTGCTGTATGGTTGTCTTTGCTTCTGTTGGTGTCACTAGATTATATCCAAATGGTGATGACCAACCATCATCTAAGGGTGCTGGTAATTGTATGATTGTTTTCActtgtttcttcattttctgtttcGCTACCACGTGGGCGCCAATTGCTTATGTTATTGTCTCTGAGACATTCCCATTGAGAGTTAAGGCTAAAGGTATGGCTTTATCTACTGCTGCTAATTGGTTCTGGAATTTCTTGATTGGTTTCTTCACTCCATTCATTACAGGTGCCATTAACTTCTACTACGGTTACGTCTTCATGGGCTGTCTATGTTTCGCTTGGTTCtacgttttcttcttcgttcCAGAAACAAAAGGTTTGACTCTAGAAGAAGTCGATGTTATGTGGCAAGAAGGTGTCTTACCATGGAAGTCTGCTGACTGGATCCCACCAGCTAGAAGAGGTGctgattttgatgaagcTGCTTTCACTCAAGATGACAAGCCATTTTACAAGAGAATGCTTTAA
- the KAFR0D00760 gene encoding sugar porter family MFS transporter codes for MTAESNNIIDNSNSTVSSHMSTEDNKASEENLKEYQSNEENHINELPKKPLSEYVTVCLLCLSVAFGGFIFGWDTGTISGFVAQTDFLRRFGMEHRDGSYYFSNVREGLIVGIFNIGCAFGCILLSKVGDMYGRKMGIVTVVVVYIVGIVISIASVDKWYQYFIGRIISGMGVGGISVLCPMLISETSPKHLRGTLVSSYQLMITAGIFVGYCTNYGTKSYSNSVQWRVPLGLGFAWALFMIGGTLLVPESPRYLCEFNKIEEAKRSLARSNKVSTEDPAIQFELDLILGGIEAERAAGTASWGELFSTKSKVFQRVLMGILVQALQQLTGNNYFFYYGTTIFKSVGMSDSFETSIVIGVVNFASTFFALYTVEHYGRRTMLLYGAASMMCCMVIYASVGVTRLYPHGQDEASSKGAGDCMIVFTCFYIFCYAISWAPVAWVIISESFPLRVRSKCMSLASASNWLWGFLISFFTPFITGAINFYYGYVFTGCLFASWFYVYFFIPETKGLTLEEIEEMWTTGVLPWKSAEWLPPARRGADFDQSKFSQDDKPWYKVLL; via the coding sequence atgaCTGCTGAATCAAACAATATTATTGACAATTCTAACTCTACTGTTAGTAGTCACATGTCCACAGAAGATAACAAGGCTTCCGAAGAAAACTTAAAAGAGTATCAatctaatgaagaaaatcatATTAATGAACTTCCAAAGAAGCCATTATCAGAATATGTTACCGTATGTCTTCTTTGTCTTTCTGTTGCCTTCGGtggtttcatttttggatGGGATACCGGTACTATTTCTGGTTTTGTTGCACAAACTGATTTCTTAAGAAGATTCGGTATGGAACATAGAGATGGTAGCTACTACTTCTCGAATGTCAGAGAAGGTTTGATTGTTGGTATCTTCAACATTGGTTGTGCTTTTGGTTGTATTCTCTTATCTAAGGTTGGTGATATGTATGGTCGTAAAATGGGTATCGTCACAGTCGTGGTTGTCTATATCGTTGGTATTGTTATTTCAATTGCTTCTGTTGATAAGTGGTACCAATATTTCATTGGTAGAATTATTTCTGGTATGGGTGTCGGTGGAATTTCTGTTTTATGCCCAATGTTAATTTCTGAAACATCTCCAAAACATTTAAGAGGTACATTAGTTTCATCATATCAATTGATGATCACAGCAGGTATTTTCGTTGGTTACTGTACTAACTACGGTACTAAAAGTTACTCCAACTCTGTTCAATGGAGAGTTCCATTAGGTTTAGGTTTCGCATGGGCTTTGTTCATGATCGGTGGTACTTTACTGGTTCCAGAATCCCCACGTTACTTATGTGAATTTAACAAGATTGAAGAAGCTAAACGTTCCTTAGCCAGATCAAATAAGGTTTCCACCGAGGATCCAGCTATTCAGTTTGAGTTAGATTTAATTTTGGGTGGTATTGAAGCAGAGAGGGCAGCTGGTACTGCATCTTGGGGGGAATTATTTTCTACAAAGAGTAAAGTTTTCCAACGTGTCCTTATGGGTATTTTAGTTCAAGCCCTCCAACAATTAACTGGTAataattatttcttctattatGGTACcacaattttcaaatctgtcGGTATGAGCGATTCATTTGAAACATCTATTGTTATTGGTGTTGTTAACTTCGCATCGACTTTCTTTGCTTTATACACAGTTGAACATTATGGCCGTCGTACAATGTTGTTATACGGTGCTGCTAGTATGATGTGCTGTATGGTTATTTATGCATCTGTTGGTGTTACCAGATTGTATCCACATGGTCAAGACGAAGCATCATCTAAGGGTGCTGGTGACTGTATGATTGTCTTCACATGTTTCTATATTTTCTGTTACGCTATTTCATGGGCTCCAGTTGCTTGGGTTATTATTTCCGAATCATTCCCACTGAGAGTTAGATCCAAATGCATGTCTTTAGCTAGTGCTTCCAATTGGCTTTGGGGTTTCTTGATTAGTTTCTTCACTCCATTTATCACCGGTGCCATTAATTTCTACTACGGATACGTCTTCACTGGTTGTTTGTTTGCTAGTTGGTTCTATGTGTACTTCTTTATTCCAGAAACTAAAGGTCTAAcattggaagaaattgaagaaatgtGGACAACTGGTGTCTTACCATGGAAATCTGCAGAATGGCTTCCACCTGCCAGAAGAGGCGCTGATTTCGACCAAAGTAAATTCAGTCAAGATGATAAGCCATGGTACAAAGTATTGTTGTAG
- the KAFR0D00740 gene encoding sugar porter family MFS transporter — MSDTNFNATKAVRPLNSTGSETGSHSVMSNNSNKLESDNAREYPPQEQEPVVEIPKRPASAYITVSLICLMIAFGGFIFGWDTGTISGFVAQTDFLRRFGMQHSDGTYYLSRVRTGLMVSIFNIGCAIGGIAFSKLGDQYGRRIALVIVTIVYIVGIVISIASIDKWYQYFIGRIIAGLGVGGIAVYSPLFISEISPKHLRGTLVSCYQLMITLGIFLGYCTNYGTKSYSNSVQWRVPLGLGFAWALFMIAAMFFAPESPRYLLEVGRVEDAKGSIARSNKISTEDPAVTSEVELITAGIEAERLAGTASWGELFSPRGKVLQRLIMGVCIQTLQQLTGANYFFYYGTTIFKSVGLEDSFETSIIIGVVNFVSTFFGIYFVERFGRRRCLLWGAATMMCCMVVYASVGVTRLYPNGMDQPSSKGAGNCMIVFTCFYIFCFATTWAPIAYVIVSETFPLRVKAKGMAISVGANWFWNFLISFFTPFITGAINFYYGYVFMGCLCVAWFYVFFFVPETKGLTLEEVNTMWEEGVLPWKSASWIPPSRRDAAYDEAAFTQDEKPIYKRIFS, encoded by the coding sequence ATGTCAGATACTAATTTTAATGCTACAAAGGCTGTTAGGCCGCTAAATTCAACGGGCTCAGAAACTGGAAGCCACTCAGTAATGtctaataattcaaataaacTTGAATCAGATAATGCTAGGGAATACCCCCCACAGGAACAAGAACCAGTCGTTGAAATTCCAAAGAGGCCAGCTTCTGCATATATCACAGTCTCTTTAATATGTTTAATGATCGCTTTTGGtggtttcatttttggttGGGATACCGGTACTATTTCAGGTTTTGTCGCCCAAACTGACTTCTTAAGAAGATTCGGAATGCAACATTCAGATGGTACTTACTACTTGTCAAGAGTAAGAACTGGTTTGATGGTctctattttcaatatcggTTGTGCTATTGGTGGTATCGCTTTCTCAAAACTAGGTGACCAATATGGCCGCAGAATTGCTCTAGTCATTGTCACTATCGTATATATTGTCGGTATTGTTATTTCAATTGCCTCCATTGACAAGTGGTACCAATATTTCATCGGTAGAATTATTGCCGGTTTGGGTGTCGGTGGTATTGCTGTCTACTCCCCATTATTCATTTCAGAAATTTCTCCAAAGCATTTAAGAGGTACTTTAGTGTCCTGTTATCAATTAATGATTACTTTAGGTATTTTCTTAGGTTACTGTACTAACTATGGTACTAAAAGTTACTCCAACTCTGTTCAATGGAGAGTTCCATTAGGTTTAGGTTTTGCATGGGCCTTATTTATGATTGCCGCTATGTTCTTCGCTCCAGAATCCCCACGTTATCTATTGGAGGTCGGTAGAGTTGAAGATGCCAAGGGATCAATTGCAAGATCTAACAAGATTAGTACTGAAGACCCAGCTGTCACATCTGAAGTTGAATTAATCACCGCCGGTATTGAAGCTGAAAGATTAGCTGGTACCGCATCTTGGGGTGAATTATTCTCTCCAAGGGGTAAGGTTTTACAACGTTTAATTATGGGTGTTTGTATTCAAACTTTACAACAATTGACTGGTGCCAACTATTTCTTCTACTACGGTACcacaattttcaaatctgtcGGTCTTGAAGACTCTTTCGAAACATCAATTATTATTGGTGTTGTCAATTTCGTTTCTACCTTCTTTGGTATCTACTTTGTCGAAAGATTTGGTCGTCGTAGATGTCTATTATGGGGTGCTGCCACTATGATGTGTTGTATGGTGGTTTATGCATCCGTTGGTGTCACTAGATTGTACCCTAACGGTATGGATCAGCCAAGCTCTAAAGGTGCAGGTAATTGTATGATTGTCTTCACCTGTTTCTACATCTTCTGTTTTGCTACCACTTGGGCTCCAATCGCTTACGTTATTGTCTCTGAGACATTCCCATTGAGAGTTAAGGCTAAAGGTATGGCTATTTCGGTCGGTGCTAACTGGTTCTGGAATTTCTTGATCAGTTTTTTCACTCCATTCATTACGGGTGCCATCAACTTCTACTACGGTTACGTCTTCATGGGCTGTTTATGTGTCGCCTGGTTCtacgttttcttcttcgttcCAGAAACAAAGGGTTTGACTCTAGAAGAAGTCAACACAATGTGGGAAGAAGGTGTCCTACCATGGAAGTCTGCTAGCTGGATACCACCATCAAGAAGAGATGCTGCTTACGATGAAGCTGCTTTTACTCAAGATGAAAAGCCAATTTACAAGAGAATCTTCTCATAA
- the MATALPHA1 gene encoding transcriptional co-activator mating type protein alpha (similar to Saccharomyces cerevisiae MATALPHA1 (YCR040W); ancestral locus Anc_1.120), whose product MKCGVLNKQPLFKVKLKKTIRGTKTLQSSKRIGKPSLSKAKKRLNNVNVFSVMTEDLDSIAPNLDIIQMIDIAKNRTQDTNDLLYYWNYALPFGLDPLLVPFNDIPIALKNPIEICQNRNLNPFMAFRSYYSQYAQGLKQIELSEVLAKAWHSDTKEQNYWISLTQKCANGL is encoded by the coding sequence atgaagTGCGGTGTACTTAACAAGCAACCTTTATTCAAAGTCAAGCTAAAAAAGACCATAAGAGGCACTAAGACTCTTCAATCTAGTAAGAGGATTGGGAAACCAAGTCTGTCCAAAGCCAAGAAGAGATTGAATAATGTTAATGTGTTTTCTGTTATGACGGAAGACCTTGATAGCATAGCTCCAAATCttgatattattcaaatgatagATATTGCAAAAAACAGAACCCAAGATACTAACGATTTACTCTATTATTGGAACTATGCTCTTCCGTTCGGTCTGGACCCATTGTTGGTACCGTTCAATGACATTCCTATAGCACTAAAAAACCCCATAGAAATATGTCAGAACAGAAATTTAAACCCCTTTATGGCATTCAGATCGTACTATTCACAATATGCACAAGGTTTGAAACAAATAGAGCTCTCAGAAGTTCTGGCAAAGGCATGGCATTCTGATACAAAAGAACAAAACTACTGGATTTCCCTCACACAAAAGTGTGCCAACGGTCTGTAA
- the KAFR0D00730 gene encoding uncharacterized protein, with the protein MIQLATLLLFLLRMINAASPSWDSVTPPVNLAKREEQTCGQIINGCPDLNFTYHEKLNGIMDYDLSIDSVVWTGANTYNLTVTVTGQEAIALKYLWSLKLIGVQGPESTIVLYGKNENTYLIDDPTHFTVTFEVYAEPSSDNPDIVWMPNFEIKYEYLQGDASQYSSTWEWGTATFTLITGCYDYDNQCRSETDFPGYFWSYQCDDGVDISDLYNVEICGTSTISSSYSTLQSSSTIAETSVPSSSVPSAMTSASSSVETGSTSGVSLVSSTIISTTSSENMVSKSSSPLPSTTVSSTLSSLLSFSTSSHSLVTFSTSVGSGSSEAFETSSSSVAFTKASSEMSSYSIGTAPSAISSMITFSSSYTPSGSSLLHISTPSTSEPSAVVSSTKSSSVRSTASDSGSSESFLSASTHSKESLHTISTSLSLHLSSASSPYSTSFSTVSSEPTLIDNSDTSYLWHSVSSDIIPSDCSFITPTGPASSPSSAILPDTTSLDAFSSVPSASLIITTSTFSSRATASSDSLLNVHSNSASAVTSESLSRGTTVSVVQPSSSIEQSVTSSDAPSTLPPPFSSFLSSKDSSSGTSDRYTRISSDIISSQSFSHNISIASSSQSTASISYVSSSPNNSALLGTSSSEISSSTSPSHKSYYSSDFVSIDFHSTVVTQSETSLSFTSLMETSQPSNTVITSLPSHTDTTFRITLSSEDYSIITSSTQTSQPAITTSSLEMPPSSSSSMSSSSNSAISNDIASLHGSTTASSSLVPLQDVLVTSSSPVYSVIVTSPIDSKVSSLGSTSLSRSFDTEDNVITESHLLSTTTPISAPPIEGEETGHHILKKETRIPFSKAKSEHNFGTSRFEYLRGSTEKVTYATSIISFHDGTKVSPSHSEPKGLDTTSSLKISYPPSPSSRAVGNENGEVSMNTLTSLMSLSATPTIVSTEQATAGSTVEIRLAVPVPPTRITPESNIKSTSASFKSHVKTTYNQQLLFSSISKGDLHSETNKAKQTGSSRSNPSESSFSSVKTVIQEEFSVESQASNFMSEYSGIANSNEVNGIFYGLVCLLLML; encoded by the coding sequence ATGATACAACTAGCAACTTTATTGCTTTTCTTATTACGGATGATAAATGCGGCATCACCTTCATGGGATAGTGTTACACCTCCTGTGAACTTGGCTAAAAGAGAGGAGCAGACATGTGGTCAAATTATAAATGGCTGTCCTGATCTGAACTTCACATATCACGAGAAACTGAATGGTATAATGGATTATGACCTCTCAATAGACTCTGTTGTTTGGACAGGAGCCAATACTTACAATCTTACTGTCACTGTGACAGGCCAAGAGGCAATTGCACTAAAATATTTATGGTCATTAAAACTTATTGGTGTCCAGGGCCCTGAATCTACAATCGTTCTTTATGGTAAAAATGAGAACACTTATTTAATAGACGACCCAACACATTTTACTGTCACATTTGAAGTATATGCAGAGCCCTCTAGCGACAACCCCGATATCGTTTGGATGcctaattttgaaatcaaatacGAGTATTTACAAGGTGATGCGAGCCAATATAGCTCAACTTGGGAATGGGGAACAGCCACGTTTACATTAATAACGGGATGTTATGATTATGATAATCAGTGCAGGTCAGAAACGGATTTCCCAGGTTATTTTTGGAGTTATCAATGCGATGACGGTGTTGATATAAGTGATCTCTATAATGTAGAAATTTGCGGGACCTCGACAATATCAAGCTCATACTCAACCTTGCAATCATCTAGTACCATAGCTGAAACCTCAGTACCAAGCTCTAGCGTCCCATCCGCTATGACAAGTGCATCTAGCAGCGTAGAAACGGGTTCAACCAGCGGTGTTTCTTTAGTATCTTCAACAATTATTTCTACCACATCAAGTGAAAATATGGTATCAAAAAGTTCGTCACCTTTGCCGTCCACGACAGTGTCAAGTACTTTGAGCAGCTTACTGAGTTTTTCAACAAGCTCGCATTCTTTGGTGACCTTTTCAACGAGCGTTGGCTCTGGAAGTTCGGAAGCCTTTgaaacttcttcatcttccgTTGCTTTTACAAAAGCGTCCTCAGAAATGAGTTCCTATTCCATAGGAACTGCCCCATCAGCCATATCCTCAATGATTActttttcatcatcctACACACCATCAGGTAGCTCTTTACTTCATATCTCAACGCCATCAACCTCAGAGCCATCCGCTGTTGTTTCATCGACTAAGTCTTCCTCTGTTAGGTCCACGGCGTCAGATTCTGGTTCCAGCGAAAGCTTCTTATCTGCTAGTACCCATTCAAAAGAATCTTTGCACACTATCTCGACGTCATTGTCCCTGCACTTATCTAGTGCCAGCTCACCTTATAGTACTTCGTTTAGCACTGTTTCCTCTGAGCCCACCTTGATTGACAACTCAGATACTTCTTATTTATGGCATTCTGTCTCATCAGACATTATTCCTTCGGATTGTTCATTTATCACTCCAACAGGACCTGCCTCAAGCCCCTCAAGTGCCATATTGCCCGATACCACCTCATTGGATGCCTTTTCATCTGTCCCATCAGCTTCGCTCATAATTACCACATCCACGTTTTCTTCTAGAGCAACTGCTTCATCTGACAGTCTTCTAAACGTGCATTCAAACTCAGCAAGTGCTGTGACATCTGAAAGTCTTTCAAGAGGCACTACTGTATCTGTAGTTCAACCTTCATCTAGTATTGAACAATCCGTAACATCTTCAGATGCGCCTTCTACACTACCACCTCCATTTTcgtcttttctttcatccAAAGACTCTTCATCTGGCACCTCTGACAGGTATACCAGAATTTCCTCTGATATTATTTCGTCACAGAGTTTTTCACATAACATTTCTATAGCATCGAGTTCACAGTCAACTGCCAGTATTTCATATGTAAGTTCGTCACCAAATAACTCTGCTCTGTTGGGAACCAGTTCTTCTGAAATCTCTTCATCCACAAGTCCTTCGCACAAATCTTATTACTCCTCCGACTTCGTCTCTATAGATTTCCATTCTACGGTAGTTACGCAGTCGGAAACGTCTTTGTCTTTTACTTCTCTAATGGAGACGTCGCAACCTTCCAATACCGTCATTACATCTCTTCCTTCCCATACCGATACCACGTTCCGCATTACCCTATCATCCGAAGATTATTCTATTATAACCTCCTCAACACAGACTTCGCAACCAGCGATTACTACTTCCTCCTTGGAGATGCCTCCTTCTTCCTCCTCAAGCATGTCAAGTTCCTCAAATAGTGCAATATCCAATGATATAGCCTCTCTACATGGATCTACCACTGCTAGTTCTTCCTTAGTTCCTCTCCAAGATGTGCTTGTAACGTCCTCGTCGCCAGTATACTCTGTCATAGTAACATCACCTATTGATTCCAAGGTCTCTTCCCTTGGCTCAACTTCACTATCTCGTTCTTTTGACACAGAAGATAATGTGATTACGGAATCACATTTATTATCGACGACAACTCCTATTAGCGCACCTCCAATTGAAGGGGAAGAGACAGGACATCATATACTAAAGAAAGAAACCAGGATTCCATTTAGCAAAGCAAAATCCGAACATAATTTTGGCACTTCCCGTTTCGAGTACCTGAGAGGTAGCACTGAAAAGGTTACTTACGCCACCAGTATAATTAGCTTCCATGACGGAACAAAGGTTTCCCCTTCTCATTCTGAACCAAAAGGTCTTGATACCACGTCctctttgaagatttcCTACCCACCTTCCCCCTCATCTAGGGCTGTTGGCAATGAAAATGGGGAGGTATCAATGAACACTTTGACGTCCCTGATGTCACTGAGCGCCACACCCACCATAGTATCTACGGAGCAGGCTACTGCAGGCTCTACTGTTGAAATTAGATTAGCAGTACCTGTACCTCCCACAAGAATTACTCCAGAGTCCAATATAAAGTCGACCTCCGCATCTTTCAAGAGTCATGTAAAGACGACGTACAATCAAcaacttttattttcaagtaTAAGCAAGGGAGATTTACATTCTGAAACGAATAAAGCCAAGCAGACAGGTTCGTCTAGGTCGAACCCTTCGGAAAGCAGCTTTAGTTCTGTTAAGACTGTTATTCAGGAAGAATTTTCTGTCGAAAGCCAAGCAAGTAATTTCATGTCGGAATATAGTGGTATAGCTAACAGTAATGAGGTGAATGGCATTTTCTATGGCCTTGTATGTCTCTTGTTAATGCTTTAA